The following is a genomic window from Synechococcus sp. JA-2-3B'a(2-13).
CGGGCGCAACCGCCCCATCAGCGAAGCCCAGGCCCAGTTTCCCGACATCCTGATCGGCGGCAACTCCTAGCCCTCTCCCCCCTGTCAGCCAAAACGTGACTCCGGATCTGCCCATCTTGCTCAGGCTCCCGTCTTTGAGCTAGATTGGCACTCGGGAGTTTAGAGTGCTAACTCCCTGCTAGCCGAGCCGGAGGATTCCTGGGAACCCCACTCCGCCTGGCAGTACCCAAAGTAGGAGCCCAGTCAGACTTACGAGGATCGCGGATTCTATGGCAAAGCGGATTCTGTTTAGAGAAGAGGCCCGCAAGGCATTGGAGCAGGGCATCAACCAACTGGCGGATGCAATCAAGGTTACGATTGGCCCCAAAGGACGCAACGTGGTCTTGGAGAAGAAGTTTGGTGCCCCCCAAATCGTCAACGACGGGGTCACGATTGCCAAGGAAATTGAGTTGGCCGATCCTTTGGAGAACACAGGCGCCCAGTTGATGCGGGAAGTGGCCTCTAAGACCAACGATGTGGCCGGAGATGGTACCACCACAGCCACCATCCTGGCCCAAAGCATGGTGCGGGAAGGGCTCAAAAACATCTCGGCGGGCGCCAACCCTGTGGCTCTGCGGCGCGGCATTGAAAAGACCACTGCCTACTTGGTGGAGCAAATTGCAGCTCATGCCAAGCCTGTGGAAGGCCGTAAAACCATCGCCGAAGTAGCCACTATCTCTGCCGGCAATGACAGCGAAGTGGGAGAGATGATCGCCAAGGCCATGGATGCTGTAGGGCGAGATGGGGTGATCACGGTCGAAGAATCCAAGTCGCTGGAAACCGAGTTGGACGTGGTGGAGGGGATGCAGTTTGACCGCGGCTACATTTCCCCCTATTTCGTCACAGACTCGGAGCGGATGGTGGCCGAGTATGAGAATGCTTATCTGCTGATTACCAGCAACAAGATCTCCAGCCTGCAAGATCTGGTGCCCATCCTAGAGCGGGTGGCCCGCGAGGGTCGGCCTCTTCTGGTCATTGCGGAGGATGTGGAGGGAGAGGCTCTGGCCACATTGGTGGTGAACCGCCTGCGGGGGGTACTCAATGCGGTGGCGGTCAAGGCTCCGGCTTTTGGGGATCGGCGCAAAGCCATGCTGGAAGATATCGCCATTCTCACCGGCGGGCAGCTCATCTCTGAGGATGTGGGCATCAAGTTGGATAAGGTCACTCTGGACATGATGGGGGTAGCCCGCAAGATCACCGTCACCAAAGACAAGACCACCATCGTGACCGATGGCAGCACCAAAGCGGCGGTGGAAAAGCGAGTGGCTCAAATTCGCAAGCAACTGGAAACCACCGATTCCGAGTACGACCGCGAAAAATTGCAAGAACGCATCGCCAAGTTAGCCGGGGGAGTGGCGGTGATCAAAGTGGGGGCTGCCACTGAAACCGAACTCAAAGATCGCAAGCTGCGCATTGAGGATGCCCTGAATGCCACCCGAGCTGCGGTGGAAGAAGGGATCGTCCCTGGCGGCGGGGCGACGCTATTGCACCTCTCCAAAGGGATCCCGGCTTTCAAGGCCAAGTTGAATGCCGAAGAACAGGTGGGGGCAGAAATTGTTTACCGAGCCTTGCAGGCCCCTCTCTTTCAGATTGCCCACAATGCCGGTCTGGAAGGGTCAGTGGTGGTGGAAAAGGTTTTGGAGAAGGAGATGCCCTTTGGCTTCGATGCCCTGACCGG
Proteins encoded in this region:
- the groL gene encoding chaperonin GroEL (60 kDa chaperone family; promotes refolding of misfolded polypeptides especially under stressful conditions; forms two stacked rings of heptamers to form a barrel-shaped 14mer; ends can be capped by GroES; misfolded proteins enter the barrel where they are refolded when GroES binds); this translates as MAKRILFREEARKALEQGINQLADAIKVTIGPKGRNVVLEKKFGAPQIVNDGVTIAKEIELADPLENTGAQLMREVASKTNDVAGDGTTTATILAQSMVREGLKNISAGANPVALRRGIEKTTAYLVEQIAAHAKPVEGRKTIAEVATISAGNDSEVGEMIAKAMDAVGRDGVITVEESKSLETELDVVEGMQFDRGYISPYFVTDSERMVAEYENAYLLITSNKISSLQDLVPILERVAREGRPLLVIAEDVEGEALATLVVNRLRGVLNAVAVKAPAFGDRRKAMLEDIAILTGGQLISEDVGIKLDKVTLDMMGVARKITVTKDKTTIVTDGSTKAAVEKRVAQIRKQLETTDSEYDREKLQERIAKLAGGVAVIKVGAATETELKDRKLRIEDALNATRAAVEEGIVPGGGATLLHLSKGIPAFKAKLNAEEQVGAEIVYRALQAPLFQIAHNAGLEGSVVVEKVLEKEMPFGFDALTGTYVDMFAQGIVDPAKVVRSALQNAASIAGMYLTTEAIVVEKPEPKPAAGSAPKGMM